From a region of the Pongo abelii isolate AG06213 chromosome 9, NHGRI_mPonAbe1-v2.0_pri, whole genome shotgun sequence genome:
- the PCF11 gene encoding pre-mRNA cleavage complex 2 protein Pcf11 isoform X2 yields MSEQTPAEAGAAGAREDACRDYQSSLEDLTFNSKPHINMLTILAEENLPFAKEIVSLIEAQTAKAPSSEKLPVMYLMDSIVKNVGREYLTAFTKNLVATFICVFEKVDENTRKSLFKLRSTWDEIFPLKKLYALDVRVNSLDPAWPIKPLPPNVNTSSIHVNPKFLNKSPEEPSTPGTVVSSPSISTPPIVPDIQKNLTQEQLIRQQLLAKQKQLLELQQKKLELELEQAKAQLAVSLSVQQETSNLGPGSAPSKLHVSQIPPMAVKAPHQVPVQSEKSRPGPSLQIQDLKGTNRDPRLNRISQHSHGKDQSHRKEFLMNTLNQSDTKTSKTIPSEKLNSSKQEKSKSGEKITKKELDQSDSKSKSKSKSPSPLKNKLSHTKDLKNQESESMRLSDMNKRDPRLKKHLQDKTDGKDDDVKEKRKTAEKKDKDEHMKSSEHRLAGSRNKIINGIVQKQDTITEESEKQGTKPGRSSARKRSRSRSPKSRSPIIHSPKRRDRRSPKRRQRSMSPTSTPKAGKIRQSGAKQSHMEEFTPPSREDRNAKRSTKQDIRDPRRMKKTEEERPQETTNQHSTKSGTEPKENVENWQSSKSAKRWKSGWEENKSLQQVDEHSKPPHLRHRESWSSTKGILSPRAPKQQQHRLSVDANLQIPKELTLASKRELLQKTSERLASGEITQDDFLVVVHQIRQLFQYQEGKHRCNVRDSPTEENKGGLKKKPLLSDAELTYYEHKAKLKRTQVQHSFPRLDLLDPDIFDYPLTDALLSGIECEPSKSKHASRNSGAQFDRKEQFSERARRLSPISGSRTYAENLSPHEGRRRHDEQVSAKGVREEQRSPFNDRFPLKRPRYEDSDKPFVDSPASRFAGLDTNQRLTALAEDRPLFDGPSRPSVARDGPTKMIFEGPNKLSPRIDGPPTPASLRFDGSPGQMGGGGPLRFEGPQGQLGGGCPLRFEGPPGPVGTPLRFEGPIGQAGGGGFRFEGSPGLRFEGSPGGLRFEGPGGQPVGGLRFEGHRGQPVGGLRFEGPHGQPVGGLRFDNPRGQPVGGLRFEGGHGPSGAAIRFDGPHGQPGGGIRFEGPLLQQGVGMRFEGPHGQSVAGLRFEGQHNQLGGNLRFEGPHGQPAVGIRFEGPLVQQGGGMRFEGPSVPGGGLRIEGPLGQGGPRFEGCHALRFDGQPGQPSLLPRFDGLHGQPGPRFERTPGQPGPQRFDGPPGQQVQPRFDGVPQRFDGPQHQQASRFDIPLGLQGTRFDNHPSQRLESVSFNQTGPYNDPPGNAFNAPSQGLQFQRHEQIFDSPQGPNFNGPHGPGNQSFSNPLNRASGHYFDEKNLQSSQFGNFGNIPAPMTVGNIQASQQVLSGVAQPVAFGQGQQFLPVHPQNPGFVQNPSGALPKAYPDNHLSQVDVNELFSKLLKTGILKLSQTDSATTLSEVAAQPPPEEEEDQNEDQDVPDLTNFTVEELKQRYDSVINRLYTGIQCYSCGMRFTTSQTDVYADHLDWHYRQNRTEKDVSRKVTHRRWYYSLTDWIEFEEIADLEERAKSQFFEKVHEEVVLKTQEAAKEKEFQSVPAGPAGAVESCEICQEQFEQYWDEEEEEWHLKNAIRVDGKIYHPSCYEDYQNTSSFDCTPSPSKTPVENPLNIMLNIVKNELQEPCESPKVKEERIDTPPACTEESVATPSEIKTENDTVESV; encoded by the exons ATGTCAGAGCAGACGCCGGCCGAGGCCGGTGCTGCGGGGGCCCGGGAGGACGCCTGTCGGGATTATCAGTCATCGCTCGAAGACCTGACCTTCAATAGCAAGCCGCACATCAATATGCTGACCATTCTAGCCGAGGAGAACCTGCCCTTCGCCAAGGAGATCGTCTCTCTCATCGAGGCCCAAACCGCCAAG gCTCCTTCCTCAGAGAAGCTTCCTGTTATGTACCTTATGGATTCTATTGTGAAAAACGTTGGAAGAGAGTATCTcactgcctttactaaaaatctAGTTGCaacatttatttgtgtgtttgaaaAG GTGGATGAAAATACTAGGAAAAGTTTATTTAAGTTACGTTCCACATGGGATGAAATATTCCCTTTGAAGAAACTTTATGCCCTGGATGTCAGAGTCAATTCATTAGATCCTGCTtggcctattaaacctctgcccCCCAATGTGAATACGTCTAGCATCCATGTGAatcctaaatttttaaataaatcg CCCGAGGAGCCTTCAACACCTGGTACAGTGGTCAGTTCCCCTAGCATCTCCACTCCTCCAATTGTTCCTGATATACAAAAGAATCTTACACAAGAACAACTAATAAGGCAACAGTTACTGGCAAAGCAAAAACAGTTGTTAGAACTTCAGCAGAAAAAGCTGGAGCTTGAGCTAGAGCAAGCTAAGGCACAACTG gcAGTTTCTCTTAGTGTTCAGCAGGAAACATCCAATTTAGGTCCTGGATCTGCACCATCCAAATTACATGTTTCACAGATTCCCCCTATGGCAGTTAAAGCTCCTCATCAGGTTCCTGTGCAATCTGAGAAAAGCCGTCCAGGACCATCCTTACAAATTCAGGATTTGAAAGGAACTAACCGGGATCCTCGTCTGAACAGGATAAGCCAACATTCTCATGGAAAAGATCAAAGTCACAGGAAAGAATTTCTAATGAACACATTAAACCAGTCTGATACTAAGACAAGTAAAACTATACCCTCTGAAAAACTAAATTCATCTaagcaagaaaaaagtaaatcagGTGAAAAAATAACCAAGAAAGAACTTGACCAATCAGATTCAAAATCGAAATCGAAATCGAAATCACCATCacctttgaaaaacaaattatctCACACAAAAGACTTGAAAAATCAAGAATCGGAAAGTATGAGGTTGTCTGATATGAACAAGAGAGATCCAAGATTAAAAAAACATCTTCAGGATAAGACCGATGGCAAAGATGATGAtgtgaaagagaagagaaaaactgcagaaaaaaaggataaagatgAGCACATGAAGTCATCCGAACACAGACTGGCTggaagtagaaataaaatcataaatggcATTGTACAAAAACAGGATACAATAACAGAAGAGTCAGAAAAACAGGGGACAAAACCAGGGAGATCGAGTGCTAGAAAGCGATCAAGATCTCGATCACCCAAGTCTAGGTCACCAATTATACATTCCCCAAAGAGAAGAGATAGGCGGTCACCCAAACGAAGGCAAAGAAGTATGTCTCCAACATCGACACCTAAAGCTGGAAAGATTCGCCAATCTGGAGCTAAGCAGTCACATATGGAAGAGTTTACACCACCTTCTAGGGAAGACAGAAATGCTAAGAGAAGTACTAAACAGGATATTCGGGATCCAAGGCGAATGAAAAAGACTGAAGAGGAGCGACCACAAGAAACTACAAATCAGCATTCTACAAAGTCAGGCACTGAACCAAAGGAGAATGTAGAAAACTGGCAAAGTTCCAAGTCTGCCAAAAGATGGAAATCTGgttgggaagaaaataaaag CTTACAACAGGTTGATGAACATAGTAAACCTCCTCATCTGAGGCATAGGGAGAGCTGGTCAAGCACTAAAGGAATTTTATCACCTCGAGCCCCAAAGCAGCAACAGCATCGATTAAGTGTAGATGCCAATCTTCAGATTCCTAAAGAGTTAACTCTTGCAAGCAAAAGAGAATTACTTCAAAAG ACGAGTGAACGTTTAGCATCTGGTGAAATTACACAGGATGACTTCCTTGTTGTTGTGCATCAAATTCGACAGCTATTTCAGTATCAAGAAGGTAAACATAGATGCAATGTACGGGATAGTcctacagaagaaaataaaggtggattaaaaaagaaacctCTCTTATCTGATGCTGAATTAACCTACTATGAACATAAAGCAAAACTGAAAAGGACACAGGTTCAGCATTCATTTCCAAGACTTGATCTCTTAGATCCTGATATTTTTGACTACCCTTTGACTGATGCCTTGTtgtctggaatagaatgtgagcCATCCAAAAGTAAACATGCAAGTAGGAATAGTGGAGCACAGTTTGACAGAAAAGAACAATTTAGTGAAAGAGCAAGACGTCTTTCTCCTATATCTGGGAGTCGTACTTATGCTGAGAATCTTTCACCCCATGAGGGCCGGAGAAGACATGACGAGCAAGTCTCTGCTAAAG gtgTGCGAGAAGAGCAGAGATCTCCATTCAATGATCGTTTTCCACTTAAGCGACCTCGATACGAAGATTCAGATAAACCATTTGTAGATAGCCCAGCATCAAGATTCGCCGGCCTGGATACAAATCAGCGACTTACAGCTTTAGCTGAAGACAGACCGTTATTTGATGGACCTAGTAGGCCATCAGTAGCAAGAGATGGCCCAACGAAGATGATTTTTGAAGGACCCAATAAATTAAGCCCTCGAATTGATGGACCTCCCACACCAGCTTCCCTTCGGTTTGATGGGTCACCAGGACAAATGGGGGGAGGAGGCCCTTTGAGATTTGAGGGGCCACAAGGTCAGCTAGGAGGTGGGTGTCCTTTGAGATTTGAAGGTCCTCCAGGACCAGTGGGGACACCTCTGCGGTTTGAGGGCCCAATTGGTCAAGCAGGAGGAGGTGGTTTTCGGTTTGAAGGTTCCCCTGGTCTGAGGTTTGAGGGATCTCCAGGTGGTTTGCGATTTGAGGGACCAGGAGGTCAGCCTGTGGGTGGTCTGAGGTTTGAGGGACATCGTGGTCAACCTGTGGGTGGTCTGAGGTTTGAAGGACCTCATGGTCAGCCTGTGGGTGGACTTAGATTTGATAATCCTCGAGGTCAGCCTGTAGGTGGACTTAGATTTGAGGGGGGTCATGGTCCATCAGGGGCTGCGATTAGGTTTGATGGACCTCATGGTCAGCCAGGAGGTGGAATCAGATTTGAGGGCCCTTTGCTACAGCAAGGGGTTGGAATGAGGTTTGAGGGCCCCCATGGTCAGTCAGTAGCTGGTCTGAGATTTGAGGGACAACATAATCAACTTGGTGGGAACCTTAGGTTTGAGGGTCCACATGGTCAACCAGCGGTTGGTATCAGGTTTGAAGGCCCTTTAGTTCAACAAGGAGGTGGAATGAGGTTTGAGGGTCCTTCTGTACCAGGAGGTGGCCTGAGAATTGAAGGGCCTCTGGGTCAAGGTGGTCCAAGATTTGAAGGTTGTCATGCTTTAAGGTTTGATGGGCAGCCAGGTCAGCCGTCACTCTTGCCAAGATTTGATGGATTACATGGTCAGCCAGGTCCTAGATTTGAAAGGACTCCTGGTCAGCCAGGCCCTCAGAGGTTTGATGGACCACCTGGACAGCAGGTTCAACCCAGATTTGATGGTGTACCTCAAAGATTTGATGGTCCACAACATCAGCAAGCATCACGGTTTGATATTCCTCTTGGTCTTCAAGGCACAAGATTTGACAATCATCCTTCACAAAGGCTTGAATCAGTATCTTTCAATCAGACTGGTCCATATAATGATCCACCTGGCAATGCTTTTAATGCCCCATCCCAAGGACTACAGTTCCAAAGACATGAACAAATATTTGATTCACCTCAAGGACCAAATTTTAATGGACCACATGGCCCTGGAAACCAGAGTTTCTCTAATCCACTTAACAGAGCTTCTGGACACtattttgatgaaaaaaatcTTCAGAGTTCTCAATTTGGAAACTTTGGCAATATACCTGCTCCAATGACAGTAGGAAATATTCAGGCATCTCAACAG GTTCTGAGTGGTGTTGCTCAGCCAGTAGCTTTTGGTCAAGGACAACAGTTTTTACCAGTTCATCCACAAAATCCTGGATTTGTTCAGAATCCTTCAG gagCCCTCCCTAAGGCATATCCTGATAATCATCTCAGTCAGGTGGATGTAAATGAATtgttttcaaaattgctaaaaacaGGAATTCTCAAATTGTCCCAAACTGATTCAGCTACAACAC TAAGTGAAGTAGCTGCTCAGCCTCCCCCTGAAGAGGAGGAAGATCAAAATGAAGATCAAGATGTTCCAGATCTTACTAATTTTACAGTTGAAGAGTTGAAACA acGTTATGACAGTGTTATAAATCGACTGTACACTGGTATTCAGTGTTACTCTTGTGGAATGAGGTTTACAACATCACAGACAGATGTTTATGCGGATCATTTGGACTGGCATTATCGGCAAAATAGAACTGAAAAGGATGTTAGCAGAAAAGTCACTCACAGACGTTGGTACTACAGTTTAACA GACTGGATAGAATTTGAGGAGATAGCTGATCTGGAAGAACGGGCAAAGAGCCAGTTTTTTGAAAAGGTGCATGAAGAAGTTGTGCTCAAAACTCAAGAGGCTGCTAAAGAAAAAGAGTTCCAAAGTGTACCTGCTGGACCAGCTGGAGCAGTTGAG AGTTGTGAAATCTGTCAAGAACAATTTGAACAATACTGggatgaagaagaggaggaatggCATTTGAAAAATGCTATTAGAGTAGATGGAAag atTTATCATCCATCATGTTATGAAGATTATCAAAAT ACATCTTCATTTGATTGTACACCATCTCCCAGCAAGACACCAGTTGAAAACCCCTTGAATATTATGTTGAACATTGTCAAAAACGAATTGCAGGAACCCTGTGAAAGTCCCAAAGTTAAGGAAGAACGAATTGATACACCACCAGCTTGTACAGAGGAAAGCGTAGCAACACCCtctgaaattaaaacagaaaatgacaCAGTCGAGTCagtttaa
- the PCF11 gene encoding pre-mRNA cleavage complex 2 protein Pcf11 isoform X1: protein MSEQTPAEAGAAGAREDACRDYQSSLEDLTFNSKPHINMLTILAEENLPFAKEIVSLIEAQTAKAPSSEKLPVMYLMDSIVKNVGREYLTAFTKNLVATFICVFEKVDENTRKSLFKLRSTWDEIFPLKKLYALDVRVNSLDPAWPIKPLPPNVNTSSIHVNPKFLNKSPEEPSTPGTVVSSPSISTPPIVPDIQKNLTQEQLIRQQLLAKQKQLLELQQKKLELELEQAKAQLAVSLSVQQETSNLGPGSAPSKLHVSQIPPMAVKAPHQVPVQSEKSRPGPSLQIQDLKGTNRDPRLNRISQHSHGKDQSHRKEFLMNTLNQSDTKTSKTIPSEKLNSSKQEKSKSGEKITKKELDQSDSKSKSKSKSPSPLKNKLSHTKDLKNQESESMRLSDMNKRDPRLKKHLQDKTDGKDDDVKEKRKTAEKKDKDEHMKSSEHRLAGSRNKIINGIVQKQDTITEESEKQGTKPGRSSARKRSRSRSPKSRSPIIHSPKRRDRRSPKRRQRSMSPTSTPKAGKIRQSGAKQSHMEEFTPPSREDRNAKRSTKQDIRDPRRMKKTEEERPQETTNQHSTKSGTEPKENVENWQSSKSAKRWKSGWEENKSLQQVDEHSKPPHLRHRESWSSTKGILSPRAPKQQQHRLSVDANLQIPKELTLASKRELLQKTSERLASGEITQDDFLVVVHQIRQLFQYQEGKHRCNVRDSPTEENKGGLKKKPLLSDAELTYYEHKAKLKRTQVQHSFPRLDLLDPDIFDYPLTDALLSGIECEPSKSKHASRNSGAQFDRKEQFSERARRLSPISGSRTYAENLSPHEGRRRHDEQVSAKGVREEQRSPFNDRFPLKRPRYEDSDKPFVDSPASRFAGLDTNQRLTALAEDRPLFDGPSRPSVARDGPTKMIFEGPNKLSPRIDGPPTPASLRFDGSPGQMGGGGPLRFEGPQGQLGGGCPLRFEGPPGPVGTPLRFEGPIGQAGGGGFRFEGSPGLRFEGSPGGLRFEGPGGQPVGGLRFEGHRGQPVGGLRFEGPHGQPVGGLRFDNPRGQPVGGLRFEGGHGPSGAAIRFDGPHGQPGGGIRFEGPLLQQGVGMRFEGPHGQSVAGLRFEGQHNQLGGNLRFEGPHGQPAVGIRFEGPLVQQGGGMRFEGPSVPGGGLRIEGPLGQGGPRFEGCHALRFDGQPGQPSLLPRFDGLHGQPGPRFERTPGQPGPQRFDGPPGQQVQPRFDGVPQRFDGPQHQQASRFDIPLGLQGTRFDNHPSQRLESVSFNQTGPYNDPPGNAFNAPSQGLQFQRHEQIFDSPQGPNFNGPHGPGNQSFSNPLNRASGHYFDEKNLQSSQFGNFGNIPAPMTVGNIQASQQVLSGVAQPVAFGQGQQFLPVHPQNPGFVQNPSGALPKAYPDNHLSQVDVNELFSKLLKTGILKLSQTDSATTQVSEVAAQPPPEEEEDQNEDQDVPDLTNFTVEELKQRYDSVINRLYTGIQCYSCGMRFTTSQTDVYADHLDWHYRQNRTEKDVSRKVTHRRWYYSLTDWIEFEEIADLEERAKSQFFEKVHEEVVLKTQEAAKEKEFQSVPAGPAGAVESCEICQEQFEQYWDEEEEEWHLKNAIRVDGKIYHPSCYEDYQNTSSFDCTPSPSKTPVENPLNIMLNIVKNELQEPCESPKVKEERIDTPPACTEESVATPSEIKTENDTVESV from the exons ATGTCAGAGCAGACGCCGGCCGAGGCCGGTGCTGCGGGGGCCCGGGAGGACGCCTGTCGGGATTATCAGTCATCGCTCGAAGACCTGACCTTCAATAGCAAGCCGCACATCAATATGCTGACCATTCTAGCCGAGGAGAACCTGCCCTTCGCCAAGGAGATCGTCTCTCTCATCGAGGCCCAAACCGCCAAG gCTCCTTCCTCAGAGAAGCTTCCTGTTATGTACCTTATGGATTCTATTGTGAAAAACGTTGGAAGAGAGTATCTcactgcctttactaaaaatctAGTTGCaacatttatttgtgtgtttgaaaAG GTGGATGAAAATACTAGGAAAAGTTTATTTAAGTTACGTTCCACATGGGATGAAATATTCCCTTTGAAGAAACTTTATGCCCTGGATGTCAGAGTCAATTCATTAGATCCTGCTtggcctattaaacctctgcccCCCAATGTGAATACGTCTAGCATCCATGTGAatcctaaatttttaaataaatcg CCCGAGGAGCCTTCAACACCTGGTACAGTGGTCAGTTCCCCTAGCATCTCCACTCCTCCAATTGTTCCTGATATACAAAAGAATCTTACACAAGAACAACTAATAAGGCAACAGTTACTGGCAAAGCAAAAACAGTTGTTAGAACTTCAGCAGAAAAAGCTGGAGCTTGAGCTAGAGCAAGCTAAGGCACAACTG gcAGTTTCTCTTAGTGTTCAGCAGGAAACATCCAATTTAGGTCCTGGATCTGCACCATCCAAATTACATGTTTCACAGATTCCCCCTATGGCAGTTAAAGCTCCTCATCAGGTTCCTGTGCAATCTGAGAAAAGCCGTCCAGGACCATCCTTACAAATTCAGGATTTGAAAGGAACTAACCGGGATCCTCGTCTGAACAGGATAAGCCAACATTCTCATGGAAAAGATCAAAGTCACAGGAAAGAATTTCTAATGAACACATTAAACCAGTCTGATACTAAGACAAGTAAAACTATACCCTCTGAAAAACTAAATTCATCTaagcaagaaaaaagtaaatcagGTGAAAAAATAACCAAGAAAGAACTTGACCAATCAGATTCAAAATCGAAATCGAAATCGAAATCACCATCacctttgaaaaacaaattatctCACACAAAAGACTTGAAAAATCAAGAATCGGAAAGTATGAGGTTGTCTGATATGAACAAGAGAGATCCAAGATTAAAAAAACATCTTCAGGATAAGACCGATGGCAAAGATGATGAtgtgaaagagaagagaaaaactgcagaaaaaaaggataaagatgAGCACATGAAGTCATCCGAACACAGACTGGCTggaagtagaaataaaatcataaatggcATTGTACAAAAACAGGATACAATAACAGAAGAGTCAGAAAAACAGGGGACAAAACCAGGGAGATCGAGTGCTAGAAAGCGATCAAGATCTCGATCACCCAAGTCTAGGTCACCAATTATACATTCCCCAAAGAGAAGAGATAGGCGGTCACCCAAACGAAGGCAAAGAAGTATGTCTCCAACATCGACACCTAAAGCTGGAAAGATTCGCCAATCTGGAGCTAAGCAGTCACATATGGAAGAGTTTACACCACCTTCTAGGGAAGACAGAAATGCTAAGAGAAGTACTAAACAGGATATTCGGGATCCAAGGCGAATGAAAAAGACTGAAGAGGAGCGACCACAAGAAACTACAAATCAGCATTCTACAAAGTCAGGCACTGAACCAAAGGAGAATGTAGAAAACTGGCAAAGTTCCAAGTCTGCCAAAAGATGGAAATCTGgttgggaagaaaataaaag CTTACAACAGGTTGATGAACATAGTAAACCTCCTCATCTGAGGCATAGGGAGAGCTGGTCAAGCACTAAAGGAATTTTATCACCTCGAGCCCCAAAGCAGCAACAGCATCGATTAAGTGTAGATGCCAATCTTCAGATTCCTAAAGAGTTAACTCTTGCAAGCAAAAGAGAATTACTTCAAAAG ACGAGTGAACGTTTAGCATCTGGTGAAATTACACAGGATGACTTCCTTGTTGTTGTGCATCAAATTCGACAGCTATTTCAGTATCAAGAAGGTAAACATAGATGCAATGTACGGGATAGTcctacagaagaaaataaaggtggattaaaaaagaaacctCTCTTATCTGATGCTGAATTAACCTACTATGAACATAAAGCAAAACTGAAAAGGACACAGGTTCAGCATTCATTTCCAAGACTTGATCTCTTAGATCCTGATATTTTTGACTACCCTTTGACTGATGCCTTGTtgtctggaatagaatgtgagcCATCCAAAAGTAAACATGCAAGTAGGAATAGTGGAGCACAGTTTGACAGAAAAGAACAATTTAGTGAAAGAGCAAGACGTCTTTCTCCTATATCTGGGAGTCGTACTTATGCTGAGAATCTTTCACCCCATGAGGGCCGGAGAAGACATGACGAGCAAGTCTCTGCTAAAG gtgTGCGAGAAGAGCAGAGATCTCCATTCAATGATCGTTTTCCACTTAAGCGACCTCGATACGAAGATTCAGATAAACCATTTGTAGATAGCCCAGCATCAAGATTCGCCGGCCTGGATACAAATCAGCGACTTACAGCTTTAGCTGAAGACAGACCGTTATTTGATGGACCTAGTAGGCCATCAGTAGCAAGAGATGGCCCAACGAAGATGATTTTTGAAGGACCCAATAAATTAAGCCCTCGAATTGATGGACCTCCCACACCAGCTTCCCTTCGGTTTGATGGGTCACCAGGACAAATGGGGGGAGGAGGCCCTTTGAGATTTGAGGGGCCACAAGGTCAGCTAGGAGGTGGGTGTCCTTTGAGATTTGAAGGTCCTCCAGGACCAGTGGGGACACCTCTGCGGTTTGAGGGCCCAATTGGTCAAGCAGGAGGAGGTGGTTTTCGGTTTGAAGGTTCCCCTGGTCTGAGGTTTGAGGGATCTCCAGGTGGTTTGCGATTTGAGGGACCAGGAGGTCAGCCTGTGGGTGGTCTGAGGTTTGAGGGACATCGTGGTCAACCTGTGGGTGGTCTGAGGTTTGAAGGACCTCATGGTCAGCCTGTGGGTGGACTTAGATTTGATAATCCTCGAGGTCAGCCTGTAGGTGGACTTAGATTTGAGGGGGGTCATGGTCCATCAGGGGCTGCGATTAGGTTTGATGGACCTCATGGTCAGCCAGGAGGTGGAATCAGATTTGAGGGCCCTTTGCTACAGCAAGGGGTTGGAATGAGGTTTGAGGGCCCCCATGGTCAGTCAGTAGCTGGTCTGAGATTTGAGGGACAACATAATCAACTTGGTGGGAACCTTAGGTTTGAGGGTCCACATGGTCAACCAGCGGTTGGTATCAGGTTTGAAGGCCCTTTAGTTCAACAAGGAGGTGGAATGAGGTTTGAGGGTCCTTCTGTACCAGGAGGTGGCCTGAGAATTGAAGGGCCTCTGGGTCAAGGTGGTCCAAGATTTGAAGGTTGTCATGCTTTAAGGTTTGATGGGCAGCCAGGTCAGCCGTCACTCTTGCCAAGATTTGATGGATTACATGGTCAGCCAGGTCCTAGATTTGAAAGGACTCCTGGTCAGCCAGGCCCTCAGAGGTTTGATGGACCACCTGGACAGCAGGTTCAACCCAGATTTGATGGTGTACCTCAAAGATTTGATGGTCCACAACATCAGCAAGCATCACGGTTTGATATTCCTCTTGGTCTTCAAGGCACAAGATTTGACAATCATCCTTCACAAAGGCTTGAATCAGTATCTTTCAATCAGACTGGTCCATATAATGATCCACCTGGCAATGCTTTTAATGCCCCATCCCAAGGACTACAGTTCCAAAGACATGAACAAATATTTGATTCACCTCAAGGACCAAATTTTAATGGACCACATGGCCCTGGAAACCAGAGTTTCTCTAATCCACTTAACAGAGCTTCTGGACACtattttgatgaaaaaaatcTTCAGAGTTCTCAATTTGGAAACTTTGGCAATATACCTGCTCCAATGACAGTAGGAAATATTCAGGCATCTCAACAG GTTCTGAGTGGTGTTGCTCAGCCAGTAGCTTTTGGTCAAGGACAACAGTTTTTACCAGTTCATCCACAAAATCCTGGATTTGTTCAGAATCCTTCAG gagCCCTCCCTAAGGCATATCCTGATAATCATCTCAGTCAGGTGGATGTAAATGAATtgttttcaaaattgctaaaaacaGGAATTCTCAAATTGTCCCAAACTGATTCAGCTACAACAC AAGTAAGTGAAGTAGCTGCTCAGCCTCCCCCTGAAGAGGAGGAAGATCAAAATGAAGATCAAGATGTTCCAGATCTTACTAATTTTACAGTTGAAGAGTTGAAACA acGTTATGACAGTGTTATAAATCGACTGTACACTGGTATTCAGTGTTACTCTTGTGGAATGAGGTTTACAACATCACAGACAGATGTTTATGCGGATCATTTGGACTGGCATTATCGGCAAAATAGAACTGAAAAGGATGTTAGCAGAAAAGTCACTCACAGACGTTGGTACTACAGTTTAACA GACTGGATAGAATTTGAGGAGATAGCTGATCTGGAAGAACGGGCAAAGAGCCAGTTTTTTGAAAAGGTGCATGAAGAAGTTGTGCTCAAAACTCAAGAGGCTGCTAAAGAAAAAGAGTTCCAAAGTGTACCTGCTGGACCAGCTGGAGCAGTTGAG AGTTGTGAAATCTGTCAAGAACAATTTGAACAATACTGggatgaagaagaggaggaatggCATTTGAAAAATGCTATTAGAGTAGATGGAAag atTTATCATCCATCATGTTATGAAGATTATCAAAAT ACATCTTCATTTGATTGTACACCATCTCCCAGCAAGACACCAGTTGAAAACCCCTTGAATATTATGTTGAACATTGTCAAAAACGAATTGCAGGAACCCTGTGAAAGTCCCAAAGTTAAGGAAGAACGAATTGATACACCACCAGCTTGTACAGAGGAAAGCGTAGCAACACCCtctgaaattaaaacagaaaatgacaCAGTCGAGTCagtttaa